ATTGGCAGGAGAACCGTCACGAAGATACGCCATGGACCCGCGCCTGAAACCTGCGCCGCCTCGGTGAACTGCACCGGCGTGCGCGAGAGAATGGCAATCAAAGGCAAGATGATCAAAGGCAGGTCGATCTGACACATCGCCATGACGAGACCGAGTTCGGTGGACATCAGCGTGAACGGGCGGTCCGCGAGCCCAAGCGCGACAAATGCCTCGCTAATCGGTCCCTGTCGTCCAAGAATGACGATCCAGGCAAAGGTCCGAACCACATTGCTGGTCAGCATCGGAATAAGTGTCAGAAAGATGATGACCTGTCGCGCGGTCTTGCCACTGTGCCAATAGAAAAGCGCGATCGGAACACCGAGCAGGGTCGTGCTGGCAATGGTCTGGAGACCGAGCGTGGCGGTGTTGACCAGAACACGGTAGTTAAATGCATCGCCAAAAAACCGTGCGTAATTGTGGAGAGAAAGGCCGTCGGGGCCGATGAAGCTGAATCCGACGAGAACGGCGAGCGGCGTCGCAAAGAACGCCACCGACAGCAGAAGCATCGGGACAACGTATGGGAAACCGCTCGCTTTCATTGTAAACCCTCAACCGGCGACGAGAGCATCGAACTGGCGGATCCATTCCGCACGGTTCTTGTTGATCGCCGCCCAGTCGGGGTAGACCAGTGTGGCCAGCTGTTCGCGTTTCACATAGGCCTCAATGCCGGGTGTAAGAGCGACCTCCTTATTGGTCGGGAACATCTCGGTTGGTGGCAGTTTCAGCTTGTCCTGCGCGGCCTTTGAGATGGCGGCGTCCATATAGGTATAGGCTGCGTCAATGTTCTTCGCGCCCTTGGTCAGATGGATGTTGACGGGAGCCGCCGGAGAGCCAGTTTCCGGCTGGACGAACTCGGCTTTGAGGCCCATGGACTTGAGGCGCGCAACATTGCCGGTCGAGCACATGAAGACAGCGATTTCGCCCTGCTGGAACAAGGTCATCTGATGGTTTGTGCTGGCGACGACGCCCTTGATCTGCTCGGGATTGTCCTTGAACAGTTTGAACACGGCGTCCATGTCGGTCGGACCGTTCCCAAAAATCCTGGCGATTTCGGTATAGGCCATCACGCCGGTGTTGGAGGCGAAACCGGTCCAGGATACCAGGCCTTTATAAGCCGGGTTTTCGAACAGGTCGCGATAGCCTTTCGGAGCCGGCACCAGATCAGGATTATAAGCGATACCATTGACTTCGACCGTCACGGTCGGTCCGTACTCGCCCTGGAATGCCGGATCGAGCATGCTCCAGTTCTTGAGCTTGGACGGATCGATCTTCTGAATGAGGTCGTTCTCAATGGCGACGGCCATCTGACCGGGCGACATCAGCAGGGTATCGTAAGGCGGGTTGCCGGGGCTTGCCATCACCTTGGCAAGCTGGTCCTGCGCCAAGGCGGGAGCGACTGTCAGGTCGAAACCGGCTTCCTTGACGAGCGGCGTCAGCACGAAGCGGTAGCCATCCTCCCAGTTTCCGGGGAAGGTCGCCGCAACAGCCGTACCACCAGCGGCGCGGGCAGCGAAGGGCAGCGTGGCGGCCGCAGCCGCACCGGCGGCAAGCAGTCCGAAATGACGTCTTGTGATGTTGAAGTTTTGCATCTGTTCACCTCTGTTGTTGTTCATTGACTGGATGCTTCCGGTTCGCTCGGAAAGGCGTGACACCTGGCGGTGTCGATCTCGGCAAAGAGTTGGGCTCCCGGCTCTGGAATGAAGGTGGAAGGGCTGCGGACCTGCGACGCGCGAAGGCCTGTCCCATCGTCAAGAAGAAGATCGTGGACGAGCGTCGGCCCAAGTGGCACGGATACGGTCACCCTGGCCGGCAAAGCAAGGTCACTCGGGTTGGCAGACAGACGGACATCTTCGGGACGGAAGGTCATTGTCACCTTGGAACCGATCGTAAAGTTCAGTCGACGCGGCAGAGCAATGGCCTTGCCGTTCACCAGCGCAATGCTGGTTGCATCTGCATCCAGGCGCTCCACCGTCCCATGCAGCACATTGGCCTGGCCAATGAAGGTGTTGACAAAAAGCGTCTTCGGCCGGTCATAAACGGCCATGGGCGTGTCGATCTGCTCGACATTGCCCTTGTTCATCAGCACGAGCCGACCGGCGAGGCTCTGGGCTTCTTCCTGATCATGCGTAACGATCAGCGTCGTGATCCCGAGCGTCTTCTGCAAATGCAGAAGCTCGACCTGCAGATCGAAACGAAGCGCCCTGTCGAGCGCCCCGAACGGTTCATCGAGCAGCAGAAGCGAGGGGCGTCCGGCAATGGCGCGGGCAACCGCGACACGCTGCTGCTGACCGCCGGAAAGTTCGCGTGGCAGCCGGTTGCCGTAGCTCTTCAACTGCACGAGTGAGAGCATTTCCTCCACCCTTTCCCTGCGCTTTGCGCGCGGAACCTGCTGGCAGGCCAGTGGATAGGCGATGTTCTCGGCCACAGTCAGGTGCGGAAACAGGGCGTAATTCTGGAACACCATGCCGATGCCGCGGGAGCGGGCCGAAACATTGGCAAGGTCCTGGCCGCCAAGCTTGATAACCCCGCTCTTCGGCTGGATCAGCCCCGCGATGGCACGCAGGACGGTAGATTTGCCACAGCCGCTTGGCCCGAGAAGAGCGACGATCTCGCCAGCCTCTATCTCAAACGAGATGTCGCTGATCGCGTTCTGTCCGCCATAGCTGTGTGTCAGACCGCGAATGCTGAGATGCTTGCCCTCTGCGGCCTTTGAGGTCTCTGCCATGAATGTCCCCTTCAGTTGCCCCGTGTTGCCAAAGCGCTCAAGGCTTTGCGGCACAAGACAGAGATTTGGTCGATCGACGATGTTGCCTACGGTGTCGATCATGGCAGTGAAAGCAGCAATCTGCATGCCAATTGACGATCCTCAATCAACAGAACTTACTAAGTTTCAGAATTTTAAAAGATATTTTTGCGTTTTATATTTTCGCATATTTAAAATAATTTTTAGCCGAAAAGATTTTCGAATTTAAAAAATGTGCAATTTTCGTCGACGTCGCTCATGCATTGAGCAAAATCTAGGTTTGATTCTAGGGGTTTCCTGGAGGATTTCCCGGTTAGTTCGCCATGGAACACTCTCCACGCATCCTGGATAACTGGAAAATACCCTGCAAAAGCAGTGATTTAGATGATCAGTCGCCAATTCACGAATCGATATCGATGCATGAGGTGATTTTTTATTCATCATTCTTGCGAATATTTGTGCGCATATTTTTTACGGAGAAAATTCAGATCCTGATCAGGAAAATAAACATTTCAAAACAATATCTTGAGAAGATGCAAATCAAGCTGGCACGCTGATTGCTTCGAGGTTTGCGTCAATTCACGCCGATAAAAAGTTAAATGGGGATCATATGCGCAGCGTCACGAAAAGCCTCAAAGACAGCCTGGCCGGCATCGCATTCGCTTTGCTCGCGACCTCGACACTTGCCGCAGAAGGGACCGCCATTAAGATGGTGCCCGACGCGGAAGTCACGAAACTGCCTGGTATCGCGTTCGACCAGAGCCTGGCAGACCGCCTGCCGTCTGCCATCAGGGACAAGAAAGCCATCAAGGTGGCAACCGACCTGACGCCCCCGATCAGCTTTCAGGCCGAGGATGGAAAACTCATCGGGATCGATGCTGATATTGCCGCAGCCCTCGGCGTTATTCTCGGGATCGATGTTCAGATGACCAATGTCGGCGCTGGCGCCGCAATCGTACCGGCTGTCGTCTCCAAGCGTTTCGACATGACAATTTCCGGCATCAACGACGATGTGGAACTGGAAAAGCAGGTCGATGTCATCGACTACATGTTTGATGCCACGACGATCATGACCATCAAGGGCAATCCACTCGGCATCAAGAGCATGGAAGATCTGTGCGGCAAGAAGGTTGCTGCCCCCGTCGGTACGTTCCAGGCGCGCCTGGTTGAGGCCGCATCGGCAAAATGCTCGAAACCTATAAATATCATCTCGATTCCGAAAATGCCTGACGTCCTGCAAGCTGTTCGCACCGGTCGCGCCGACGCGACCGTTAACGGCTTCGCGACAAGCGTTTATACGACGAAAAACCAGACCGGTAAGGGTGTTGGCCTTCAGGCGCTTCCGGATGTCCGCCTCGCAGTCGGTTATCTCGGCATGCTGACGTCGAAGGACAATCCGGAACTGCGTGATGTGGTCATCGCCTCGTTGCAACACATGGTCGACAGCGGCGCCTACAAGGCGATCATGGAGAAATGGGGCCTTGGCCCGCTCGCCGTGACGACTGTCAAGTTCAATGACGCCGCCAGCATGCCGGTGAACTGAGCCATGTCGCTTTTTGCTCAACCCGTCAGCATGGCTATCGCACCTCCGATCGGCAAGCCGATACGGTGGGGGCAGATTACATCAGGCACCAGCGCGATTCTTGCGCTGGCGCTCCTCATCACCATCGTCGCGCGAAACCAGAGCGTTCAATGGGGCGAAATACCCCGTTACATGGTTGATCCAGTCATCCTCAGCGGCGTTGTTCTGACCTTGCAACTGACATCAGGCGCAATGGTGTTCGGTATCGCTTTCGGCTGCATCGTTGCTGTCATGGCAACAAGTCAGAATATCGTTTTGAAAGCCCTGGCAATTGCCTTCGTCTGGTGGTTTCGTGGCGTGCCGCTCATCGTCCAGATCTTCTTCTGGTTCAACATCGCGTTGTTCATTCCGGAAGTGGGCATTGGCAGCTACTCCATATCGATCAACGCGCTCGTCACTCCGGCACTTGCCGGGTTCTTGGCGCTGGGCCTGCATGAAGCCGCCAATATGAGCGAGATCATTCGCGGCGGATTGACCGCCGTCGACCGGGGCCAACGAGAGGCAGCCTCGTCACTCGGCTTGCGACCACTTCAGACCCTTCGAACCGTGGTTTTGCCCCAAGCGGTCCGTCTGATCGTACCGCCTACGGGCAACCAGGCGATTGGCATGCTGAAGGCCAGCGCCATCGTATCCGTCATCGGTATGCAGGATTTGCTGACCCAGGCGCAGGCCATCTATGCGCGCAACTTCCTTGTCATCGAGCTCCTGTGCGTTGCGTCGCTCTGGTACCTCCTCATCACAACCCTTGCTTCGATTGGCCAGTATTTCCTGGAAAAGCACCTGGCCCCGAAAGGCCGGAACGCCGGTGCACAGAAAGATCAGCCGCGACGCGGCTGACGCACTGGCCGCTCGACCACCAATCAAACGGAAACGCCTTTGCAGCGCATCCGATCAGGAAACATCACGGAGTAAATCATGAGATTAGGAATTGACGGACAAAAACTGCCCGAAGCCAAGAAGCGTGGGCCGCTCAAAAGCCTTGATCACGTCAGGGAACTCAGTCTTTCTGGCATCTTCTTCAGCACGGTCCTTGATATGAGTGAAACGCTAGACCCGGGCGAACTGCGCGACATCAGGGCCAAAGCCGATGAGCTTGGCCTTTATCTCGAAGCCGGTATTGGCAAGATCAACCCCTATTGCAGCGCTGAAGCCCCGGAATTCAGGGCAATCGGCGATGGCGACGTCATCCTCGGCTTTATCAGGATGATCGAAGCGAGCGCAGCAATTGGCTGTCGCGAACTTTGGGTGTCGCCGGGAAATTTCAAATCAGAATATCGCGGGCGCCTGGCCAATGACCGCTTCCGGACCGATGTTACCTGGGACGAGCAATTGACCGCCATTGAGAAGGTGCTGCAAAAGCTGGCGCCCGTGGCGCGTGCCAATGGTGTTCACCTCAACATGGAGACCCATGACGAGATCACCTCCTTCGAAATCCTCCGGCTGATCGAAGCGGTCGGTGAGGAGTGCATGGGTGTCGTCTTCGACACAGCAAACGGCCTGCAACGGGCAGAACACCCGGTCTTCGCTGCAAAACGCGTTGCTCCCTATGTTCGCCAGACCCACATCAAGGATGCCTATGTCGGCCATGCCACAGGGGGTCTCGATTTCCAGACCCGTCCGGTCGGCCGGGGCATCGTCGATTTCGCCACGATCATCCCCATCCTTGCCAAGGCCAATTCCGAACTGAACCTTTCCCTTGAAGTCGCCGCCTCCGTCGAGGACAAACCCCGCAAGGCCAATCCTCGCCAATGCATCGAGATCAACGACCCGATCTGGCGCGCTGGCCATCCGGACCTGACAGCCGAAGAACTGGAGGCCTATCTGGCACTGGTGGATGCGTTCGAGAAACGTGTGGCCGCCGGAGAGATCCCGGACTGGGAAACCTATGAGGCCAACCAGTATGGCTACCCAAGCTATCAGCATCAGTCCTACGGCTTCAATGAGGCGATCACGTTTATCAAAACCTCAGCGCGCCATATCGAAGAGGTTTGCACACAAAACAGCATTCCGCTTTCAACGCCATCGACAAAGCAGCACGCGGCTTGACATCGAATACCAAGGGTCATTGAAAATGGCGCTTGGTATAAGAGGTTGAGCGCCGGTCGCTTCTGGTGCCGGCCCATCCTAAAATGTTGCGAAGATCTGGATTTTGGTATTACAGCGCCGTGCGTTTTATAAAACGCACAAAGGACGCTGTAATACTTTAAATTTAATGCATAATTTTCTCCTTAAATCGATTCCGATTTAAGGAATTATGCAGTAAGCGAATATACGCAGGAATATTATCATGGACATAATTACGTCGCTTGATCGGAGCTGGAGAGGGAAATGAAGAAGGTGACGCGCCGCCAAAGCGCCAAGGTCGCACCGAAAGCCGGTGGTGCGGCGGATACGGCCGAAAACGCCAATGATGACGTGACTGAGCGCATTCGGATCACGCTTGCCACGGCGATTGGTGAAGGTGCGCTCAAGCCAGGCGTCAAGATACTTGAGGATGCGATTGCCGACCATTTCGGGGTCAGCCGGAC
The window above is part of the Allorhizobium ampelinum S4 genome. Proteins encoded here:
- a CDS encoding ABC transporter permease; this encodes MKASGFPYVVPMLLLSVAFFATPLAVLVGFSFIGPDGLSLHNYARFFGDAFNYRVLVNTATLGLQTIASTTLLGVPIALFYWHSGKTARQVIIFLTLIPMLTSNVVRTFAWIVILGRQGPISEAFVALGLADRPFTLMSTELGLVMAMCQIDLPLIILPLIAILSRTPVQFTEAAQVSGAGPWRIFVTVLLPMMLPGLLAGWILVFASTSASFVTQAVIGGARNVYVPQLIYREVGTLFDWPMASAIAVVLLLSTGILLVVMTMISRHRRLVGHA
- a CDS encoding extracellular solute-binding protein, with the translated sequence MQNFNITRRHFGLLAAGAAAAATLPFAARAAGGTAVAATFPGNWEDGYRFVLTPLVKEAGFDLTVAPALAQDQLAKVMASPGNPPYDTLLMSPGQMAVAIENDLIQKIDPSKLKNWSMLDPAFQGEYGPTVTVEVNGIAYNPDLVPAPKGYRDLFENPAYKGLVSWTGFASNTGVMAYTEIARIFGNGPTDMDAVFKLFKDNPEQIKGVVASTNHQMTLFQQGEIAVFMCSTGNVARLKSMGLKAEFVQPETGSPAAPVNIHLTKGAKNIDAAYTYMDAAISKAAQDKLKLPPTEMFPTNKEVALTPGIEAYVKREQLATLVYPDWAAINKNRAEWIRQFDALVAG
- a CDS encoding ABC transporter ATP-binding protein yields the protein MAETSKAAEGKHLSIRGLTHSYGGQNAISDISFEIEAGEIVALLGPSGCGKSTVLRAIAGLIQPKSGVIKLGGQDLANVSARSRGIGMVFQNYALFPHLTVAENIAYPLACQQVPRAKRRERVEEMLSLVQLKSYGNRLPRELSGGQQQRVAVARAIAGRPSLLLLDEPFGALDRALRFDLQVELLHLQKTLGITTLIVTHDQEEAQSLAGRLVLMNKGNVEQIDTPMAVYDRPKTLFVNTFIGQANVLHGTVERLDADATSIALVNGKAIALPRRLNFTIGSKVTMTFRPEDVRLSANPSDLALPARVTVSVPLGPTLVHDLLLDDGTGLRASQVRSPSTFIPEPGAQLFAEIDTARCHAFPSEPEASSQ
- a CDS encoding ABC transporter substrate-binding protein, whose protein sequence is MRSVTKSLKDSLAGIAFALLATSTLAAEGTAIKMVPDAEVTKLPGIAFDQSLADRLPSAIRDKKAIKVATDLTPPISFQAEDGKLIGIDADIAAALGVILGIDVQMTNVGAGAAIVPAVVSKRFDMTISGINDDVELEKQVDVIDYMFDATTIMTIKGNPLGIKSMEDLCGKKVAAPVGTFQARLVEAASAKCSKPINIISIPKMPDVLQAVRTGRADATVNGFATSVYTTKNQTGKGVGLQALPDVRLAVGYLGMLTSKDNPELRDVVIASLQHMVDSGAYKAIMEKWGLGPLAVTTVKFNDAASMPVN
- a CDS encoding amino acid ABC transporter permease, producing the protein MSLFAQPVSMAIAPPIGKPIRWGQITSGTSAILALALLITIVARNQSVQWGEIPRYMVDPVILSGVVLTLQLTSGAMVFGIAFGCIVAVMATSQNIVLKALAIAFVWWFRGVPLIVQIFFWFNIALFIPEVGIGSYSISINALVTPALAGFLALGLHEAANMSEIIRGGLTAVDRGQREAASSLGLRPLQTLRTVVLPQAVRLIVPPTGNQAIGMLKASAIVSVIGMQDLLTQAQAIYARNFLVIELLCVASLWYLLITTLASIGQYFLEKHLAPKGRNAGAQKDQPRRG
- a CDS encoding sugar phosphate isomerase/epimerase family protein; translation: MRLGIDGQKLPEAKKRGPLKSLDHVRELSLSGIFFSTVLDMSETLDPGELRDIRAKADELGLYLEAGIGKINPYCSAEAPEFRAIGDGDVILGFIRMIEASAAIGCRELWVSPGNFKSEYRGRLANDRFRTDVTWDEQLTAIEKVLQKLAPVARANGVHLNMETHDEITSFEILRLIEAVGEECMGVVFDTANGLQRAEHPVFAAKRVAPYVRQTHIKDAYVGHATGGLDFQTRPVGRGIVDFATIIPILAKANSELNLSLEVAASVEDKPRKANPRQCIEINDPIWRAGHPDLTAEELEAYLALVDAFEKRVAAGEIPDWETYEANQYGYPSYQHQSYGFNEAITFIKTSARHIEEVCTQNSIPLSTPSTKQHAA